A genomic segment from Thiomicrorhabdus aquaedulcis encodes:
- a CDS encoding intermembrane phospholipid transport protein YdbH family protein: protein MTNPVINPVISPLMQRTLKGVLNIGIGVLLTALIAALALGMYALYTAYNAKQQLNQMGIEINAIALGSLNLEQLHVKKIDFTYYKMDATNANAHDATAHNATTHNLVIHNLFITFAKSQDSTKVWFLGLPSLWPGRTIIESLVIESIQHHVNTAALPQHMTLTTPKSSHATQPFNLPTQPQHWRLSYWMQAVNPAFLPKRIQLKQLTFQNTQTATQPHTASLSLEQVTPQHLSLNADFSLAYLNTPITAQFDLHVLDHQEAITLTIDSGNEQATMAIATQTTAHGAYLNKLSVKTNVQSLQQSPVLSELSKGWPTSSAFNAIINALTNPLKHDALNLQITMSPGLVDLTQLTTLKSLAFDTCFTSQSTQNLTNKMQFVSHGVISDLFNPQKRALALEHATLNLTQQSLKTANNLSLEATQLTLNMPFNAAITRNNLSVTSSLSTLSAHTILPIAGVQFNQNHLSLNKLSAQLSLHDFVPSPHSTLHFNLQHATLTQALKLTTPASNVNTAAIQQLTTQITGLTFGHTSTSNNWHDFANNTQITAAYQVNAVALQHALVHTQNWQTSGKLNGTLNNLSTSGRVHNSSGLSLTHKTTTSQQKISTQWHIKPIEFSNNSPHPLIQTFRAWPTLLTLHAGTITLQGQTHVNWINKPLLQRINSTLNLSLADVSGIYNQTAFNTVLGTLTAQVKNSQLTLSTQNLKVKNALHALNLDDISLNARYQVALNNLTFNALKNLPLPGLVTLNNATARVLNGTLTVAPFTWPLNTPVTLPITLSQIDLSALLHAYPSSLQGTGLLNGYLPIQLSFVNQTPDNRKTSVASNIAPSISLQHGMISSVRGGTLHYRSADSDNLASTHKSMATVVEILNDFHYTQLSAQVTLEPTGKLLLGFTLNGQNPSVQSARPIHLNVNIEEHLPTLLRSLQITNQVNEVIQKRIEQNLLKQRTSALP from the coding sequence GTGACTAACCCTGTGATAAACCCCGTGATTAGCCCTCTAATGCAACGCACTCTTAAAGGGGTATTAAACATAGGGATTGGCGTGTTGCTGACAGCATTAATCGCCGCCCTAGCTTTGGGCATGTATGCACTTTACACAGCTTATAACGCAAAACAGCAACTCAACCAGATGGGTATTGAGATTAATGCTATTGCCCTTGGCTCACTAAATTTAGAGCAATTGCATGTTAAAAAAATAGACTTTACCTATTATAAAATGGATGCCACAAATGCAAACGCTCACGACGCAACAGCTCACAACGCAACGACTCACAACCTAGTCATCCATAACCTATTCATTACGTTTGCAAAATCCCAAGACTCAACAAAAGTTTGGTTTTTAGGCCTGCCATCGTTATGGCCTGGGCGAACTATAATCGAAAGCCTGGTGATAGAGTCCATTCAACACCACGTTAACACTGCGGCATTGCCTCAGCACATGACGCTTACAACCCCCAAATCTTCGCATGCGACGCAACCGTTTAACCTTCCCACACAACCACAACACTGGCGGTTAAGTTATTGGATGCAAGCCGTTAATCCTGCATTTTTACCCAAACGCATTCAACTCAAACAGCTCACCTTTCAAAACACGCAAACGGCAACGCAACCCCATACAGCCAGTTTAAGCCTAGAACAGGTTACGCCTCAACATCTCAGTTTAAACGCTGATTTTTCCCTTGCCTACCTTAATACCCCGATTACAGCGCAATTTGACCTGCACGTTTTGGATCATCAAGAAGCCATTACATTAACCATAGACAGCGGCAATGAGCAGGCTACCATGGCAATTGCCACCCAAACCACGGCTCATGGCGCGTATTTAAATAAATTGAGTGTTAAAACCAACGTTCAATCGTTGCAACAAAGCCCGGTGTTAAGCGAGCTGTCTAAAGGCTGGCCAACATCTTCGGCGTTTAATGCAATAATCAATGCACTGACCAACCCCTTAAAACACGATGCGTTAAACCTGCAAATAACCATGTCACCAGGCCTGGTGGATTTAACTCAATTAACCACGCTTAAAAGCCTAGCGTTTGATACGTGCTTTACCAGCCAAAGCACACAAAACCTAACCAATAAAATGCAGTTTGTTAGTCACGGCGTAATCAGTGACCTTTTTAACCCGCAAAAGCGCGCGCTTGCCCTAGAGCACGCGACCTTAAACCTAACTCAACAAAGCTTAAAAACCGCTAATAACCTTTCCCTTGAGGCTACTCAGCTCACTTTAAACATGCCGTTTAATGCCGCAATAACCCGTAACAATTTAAGCGTTACCAGTTCATTAAGCACCTTAAGTGCACACACCATTTTGCCTATTGCTGGGGTTCAGTTTAACCAAAACCACCTTAGCCTCAATAAACTAAGCGCACAATTAAGCCTGCACGACTTTGTGCCTTCACCTCACAGCACCTTACATTTTAACTTGCAACATGCCACCTTAACCCAAGCACTTAAGCTCACCACACCCGCCAGTAACGTTAACACCGCCGCCATACAACAACTGACCACTCAAATTACTGGCTTAACCTTCGGCCACACCAGTACGTCGAATAACTGGCATGACTTTGCCAATAACACGCAAATAACTGCTGCCTATCAGGTTAATGCCGTTGCCTTGCAACACGCGCTGGTGCACACTCAAAACTGGCAAACCAGTGGCAAACTTAACGGCACCCTTAACAACCTTAGCACTTCGGGTCGTGTGCACAATTCTAGCGGGCTCAGTCTTACCCATAAAACGACCACCAGCCAGCAAAAAATCAGCACCCAGTGGCACATTAAGCCCATCGAATTTTCAAATAACTCACCTCACCCCCTTATACAAACTTTTCGCGCTTGGCCAACCTTGCTTACGTTGCACGCCGGCACGATAACTTTGCAGGGGCAAACCCATGTTAACTGGATAAATAAGCCCTTATTACAACGCATCAACAGCACCCTAAACCTAAGCCTTGCCGATGTGAGCGGCATTTACAATCAGACTGCGTTTAACACGGTATTAGGCACACTAACCGCTCAGGTAAAAAACAGCCAACTCACACTGTCGACCCAAAACTTAAAGGTTAAAAATGCCTTGCACGCGCTTAACCTAGACGATATTTCACTTAATGCCCGCTATCAGGTCGCGCTTAATAATTTAACGTTTAATGCATTAAAAAACTTACCCCTACCAGGCCTGGTCACCCTTAATAATGCAACCGCCCGAGTATTAAATGGCACGCTCACCGTTGCCCCCTTTACCTGGCCGCTTAACACACCCGTCACGCTGCCCATTACTTTAAGCCAAATTGACTTAAGCGCACTTTTGCACGCTTATCCATCAAGTTTACAAGGCACTGGATTGCTCAACGGGTACTTGCCAATTCAACTTAGTTTTGTAAACCAAACCCCTGACAATCGCAAAACCTCCGTTGCCTCCAACATCGCCCCTAGTATTAGCCTACAACACGGCATGATTTCATCGGTGCGTGGCGGTACATTGCACTATCGTTCAGCCGACTCGGATAATTTAGCCAGCACGCATAAAAGCATGGCAACGGTTGTAGAGATATTAAACGACTTTCACTACACCCAATTAAGTGCTCAAGTTACTTTAGAACCCACCGGAAAACTCCTACTGGGTTTTACCCTTAATGGCCAAAATCCCAGCGTACAAAGCGCTCGACCTATACACCTTAACGTCAACATTGAAGAGCACTTGCCCACATTACTGCGCAGTTTGCAAATAACCAACCAGGTTAATGAGGTAATTCAAAAACGCATTGAACAAAACCTGCTTAAACAACGCACCAGCGCGTTACCTTAA
- a CDS encoding YnbE family lipoprotein, with product MNTPFWLRKLIQRAVKKPTSTLKNLKNLKQFRNHTLRALPTLFLTGWLGLTLSTQMGCTPSVQVAMPNEPININLNVKIQHEILIKVDKQLDAMFSESSGLF from the coding sequence ATGAACACACCCTTTTGGTTACGCAAGCTTATTCAACGCGCTGTAAAAAAGCCTACAAGCACCCTTAAAAACCTTAAAAACCTTAAACAATTCCGCAACCATACGCTGCGTGCATTGCCCACTTTATTTCTTACCGGCTGGCTAGGTTTAACCTTAAGCACACAAATGGGTTGTACGCCATCCGTGCAAGTGGCCATGCCAAACGAGCCCATTAACATTAACTTAAATGTTAAAATTCAGCACGAAATTCTTATTAAAGTAGACAAACAACTCGATGCCATGTTTAGTGAATCCAGCGGCTTATTTTAA
- a CDS encoding YdbL family protein, with product MNFNNTTFTKSLKAAFATVLLMLSLNVYAITLSDAMTQLPTAKAQGWVGEQPNGYLGVVNPSAQAQEIANLINQARKAEYQKMAQANNIKLQDVEQLAGQKAIQKTHRGHLIQQNGQWVKKP from the coding sequence ATGAACTTTAACAACACAACGTTTACAAAATCGCTTAAAGCCGCCTTTGCCACCGTTTTATTAATGCTAAGTTTAAATGTTTACGCCATCACTCTATCCGACGCCATGACACAACTGCCCACCGCAAAAGCGCAAGGCTGGGTTGGCGAACAACCCAATGGCTATTTAGGCGTAGTAAACCCATCAGCGCAAGCACAAGAAATTGCTAATTTAATTAATCAGGCCAGAAAAGCCGAATACCAAAAAATGGCACAAGCCAACAATATTAAACTGCAAGACGTTGAGCAATTAGCAGGACAAAAAGCCATTCAAAAAACCCACCGTGGTCACTTAATACAACAAAATGGCCAATGGGTTAAAAAGCCATAA
- a CDS encoding AsmA family protein has protein sequence MKFLGLFLKVFAALLILIIAALAILFATFDPNSYRDKITQIVKEETGRDLVFENISLSLFPHLGFSLEQASLSNAPGFSEQPFLTLEKAQLGVSLLPLLKQDLDIEALTLYNLNLNLERNAEGAANWDNLVKSATTLSNGNTTAVTDATHPENPLATLGSLQFAGINIQGGQVTFKDAQAQRDMTFKNIDLNTGTVTFGEYFSVAFSAQTQISQPALSADINLTVQAMVNQDGSYAVRNVDLTTNVDTTDTPIKTLNVQLSAPTIELHAAQNSLNIPNVQVNFNAAGAPEASIQNYQGQLNLVDLGGNLAQQNLSAKHLTLSTQLQGASLPEGKANIDFSTVPSLDWGKQTAELANITFKTLNTQVIGQVKASQLNDHPKVNAQLNLAQTNLRTLLTQLNVTLPNMSDMQTLTQFKANINTDFDSQSQTLTFNDLTVQLDDTTLNGKGSVAQFSTPVIQYELALDKIDLNRYLPKPNTSNNTPPAVQAPEFAPQEVEINLPSEFLRTLTINGKLKIDQLQFAQLNPKNIQTTLIGKAGKLALNPITMDIFNTQVNAQISVDATTDTPIYNVKTNTQNIPVGEVLMAFANTDRLSGLGNINANLTTTGLIVSDLKKNVNGEFKTDLNNGAIKGFNLAQSVREAKAKLSGKALEASTEPLQTDFSSLVMHATVKQSVLDTQKLEAMMPFMRVNGLGQVDLVKNTLDYQVKATVVNSDKGQGGQELKELNGVTLPIKLTGALASPNIALDLESLVTEKAKAEVEKQKKKVVKEVKKQAETQLKEALKGIKLP, from the coding sequence ATGAAATTTCTTGGTCTTTTTTTAAAAGTATTTGCAGCCCTACTGATTTTGATCATTGCTGCTTTAGCCATATTATTTGCCACCTTTGACCCCAACAGTTACCGCGATAAAATCACGCAAATCGTTAAAGAAGAGACCGGACGCGACCTTGTTTTTGAAAACATCAGCTTATCGCTGTTTCCACACTTAGGCTTTAGCCTTGAGCAAGCCTCATTAAGCAACGCGCCAGGCTTTAGCGAACAACCGTTTTTAACCCTTGAAAAAGCCCAATTAGGGGTGTCTTTACTGCCATTGCTTAAACAAGACTTGGACATTGAAGCCTTAACCCTTTACAACCTTAATTTAAATTTAGAACGCAACGCAGAAGGTGCCGCCAACTGGGACAACCTAGTAAAGTCGGCCACCACGCTAAGCAACGGCAACACAACAGCGGTTACTGATGCAACACACCCAGAAAACCCTTTGGCCACTTTGGGTTCATTGCAGTTTGCTGGCATTAACATCCAAGGCGGTCAAGTCACCTTTAAAGATGCCCAAGCTCAACGCGATATGACCTTTAAAAACATAGACTTAAACACCGGAACTGTGACCTTTGGTGAGTATTTTTCAGTTGCATTTTCGGCGCAAACTCAAATAAGCCAGCCCGCATTGAGTGCAGACATTAATCTCACCGTTCAAGCCATGGTAAATCAAGACGGCAGTTACGCCGTTCGCAATGTCGACTTAACCACAAATGTTGACACCACCGATACGCCCATCAAAACCCTTAACGTGCAATTAAGCGCCCCCACCATTGAGCTGCATGCAGCGCAAAACAGCCTTAACATCCCCAATGTTCAAGTAAACTTTAACGCTGCCGGTGCGCCTGAGGCAAGCATTCAAAACTACCAAGGCCAGCTTAACTTGGTTGATCTTGGCGGCAATTTAGCGCAACAAAACCTCAGTGCCAAACACTTAACGCTTAGCACCCAACTGCAAGGCGCATCGCTACCAGAAGGCAAGGCAAATATAGACTTTAGTACCGTACCCAGTCTAGATTGGGGCAAACAAACGGCCGAGCTGGCCAATATCACCTTTAAAACCCTAAACACACAAGTGATTGGTCAGGTTAAAGCCAGTCAACTTAACGACCATCCCAAGGTTAACGCCCAGCTTAATTTAGCCCAAACCAACCTAAGAACTCTGCTAACCCAGTTAAACGTCACCCTGCCCAACATGAGCGATATGCAAACCCTAACGCAGTTTAAGGCCAATATAAACACCGACTTTGACAGTCAATCACAAACCTTAACCTTTAACGATTTAACGGTGCAACTAGACGATACAACCCTAAATGGCAAAGGCAGCGTGGCGCAATTTTCTACACCCGTTATTCAATACGAGCTGGCGCTAGATAAAATAGACCTAAATCGTTACCTACCCAAACCCAATACCAGCAACAACACACCGCCGGCGGTTCAAGCCCCTGAATTTGCGCCACAAGAAGTCGAAATTAATTTGCCTTCTGAGTTTTTGCGTACGCTCACCATTAACGGCAAACTTAAAATAGACCAACTGCAATTTGCGCAACTGAACCCTAAAAATATTCAAACCACCCTAATCGGTAAAGCTGGAAAACTGGCTCTTAACCCCATTACCATGGACATTTTTAACACCCAAGTTAACGCACAAATAAGTGTAGACGCTACAACCGACACACCGATATACAATGTTAAAACCAACACCCAAAACATTCCGGTAGGTGAGGTATTAATGGCGTTTGCTAACACCGACCGTCTAAGCGGTTTAGGCAACATTAACGCCAACTTAACCACCACTGGCTTAATTGTGTCCGATCTTAAAAAGAACGTAAATGGTGAGTTTAAAACCGATTTAAACAATGGTGCTATTAAAGGTTTTAATTTGGCGCAATCGGTTAGAGAAGCCAAAGCCAAGCTGTCGGGTAAAGCACTTGAAGCGTCCACTGAACCCTTACAAACCGACTTTAGCAGCCTAGTCATGCACGCCACAGTTAAACAAAGCGTGTTAGACACTCAAAAGCTAGAAGCCATGATGCCATTTATGCGCGTTAATGGCTTAGGGCAAGTTGATTTAGTGAAAAACACGCTCGACTATCAAGTAAAAGCCACAGTTGTTAATTCCGACAAAGGTCAAGGCGGTCAAGAGCTTAAAGAACTCAATGGCGTGACCTTACCCATAAAATTAACCGGTGCTTTGGCCAGCCCCAATATTGCTCTTGATTTAGAATCATTAGTAACCGAAAAAGCCAAAGCCGAAGTAGAAAAGCAAAAAAAGAAAGTCGTTAAAGAAGTCAAAAAACAGGCCGAAACCCAATTAAAAGAGGCGTTAAAAGGTATAAAACTGCCTTAA
- a CDS encoding APC family permease, with translation MIPQQAPTLKRALSLPKMVFYGLGTTIGAGIYALIGELAGVSGYLAPMAFLVASVLAGLTALSFAELSSRYPHAAGTAAYTQVGFNLKPLSTLVGLLVILAGLVSSAALLHAFSGYFFKLVPWPTHWIILSTALILGAFALWGIVQAVWFTAALTLLGLIGLVWVIAVSVSALDQLPMLWPELLPGASFSSWGIVLAGTLLAFYAFIGFEDMVAVAEEVNDVQRTLPKAIILTLVLTTLLYLSIMLLAVLSIPPELFANSSAPLALLYEHHTQKNPQWIIWISLFAIIDGALIQIIMASRVLYGLSSQGQLPAWLGQINPKTHTPVYATILAICTVIILAFIGNLSSLAQLTSWIMLLVFTLVNLALWRIKRREVQFKQPINTSKAAHTHAFNVPIKLTLLAFLASLGFVLLETYRIFS, from the coding sequence ATGATCCCCCAACAAGCGCCCACCCTAAAACGTGCACTTTCGCTGCCTAAAATGGTGTTTTATGGTTTAGGCACCACCATAGGTGCGGGCATTTATGCCTTAATAGGCGAGCTGGCGGGGGTATCAGGGTATTTAGCCCCCATGGCCTTTTTAGTCGCCTCGGTGTTAGCAGGTCTTACCGCTCTGTCTTTCGCAGAGCTGTCTAGCCGCTACCCGCATGCGGCAGGTACCGCAGCCTATACTCAAGTGGGCTTTAACCTAAAGCCGCTGTCAACCCTAGTTGGCTTATTGGTCATCTTAGCAGGCCTGGTCTCTTCGGCCGCCCTACTGCATGCGTTTAGCGGTTACTTTTTTAAATTAGTGCCCTGGCCAACTCACTGGATTATATTAAGCACTGCTCTTATATTAGGTGCATTTGCATTATGGGGCATTGTGCAAGCGGTCTGGTTTACTGCGGCGCTTACCCTGCTAGGACTAATAGGCTTGGTATGGGTAATTGCTGTGAGTGTAAGCGCGCTTGACCAATTACCCATGCTTTGGCCCGAGCTATTGCCGGGTGCAAGTTTTTCAAGCTGGGGCATTGTTTTAGCCGGTACGTTGCTGGCGTTTTACGCCTTTATCGGCTTTGAAGATATGGTGGCGGTGGCCGAAGAAGTCAACGATGTCCAACGCACCTTGCCCAAGGCCATCATACTGACCTTGGTTTTAACCACGCTACTGTACTTATCCATTATGCTGCTGGCGGTACTGTCCATTCCACCAGAACTATTTGCAAACAGCTCTGCTCCACTGGCCTTGCTGTATGAGCATCACACCCAAAAAAACCCGCAATGGATTATTTGGATTAGCTTATTTGCCATTATTGACGGCGCGCTCATTCAAATTATAATGGCGTCACGCGTGTTATACGGATTAAGCTCACAAGGGCAACTTCCAGCCTGGTTAGGTCAAATCAACCCAAAAACCCACACCCCTGTTTACGCCACCATTTTAGCCATTTGTACTGTCATTATCCTGGCCTTTATAGGCAATTTAAGCAGTTTAGCGCAACTTACATCGTGGATTATGTTGCTTGTTTTTACCCTTGTAAATCTAGCATTGTGGCGTATAAAACGGCGCGAAGTGCAATTTAAACAACCCATTAACACCTCAAAAGCCGCCCATACCCACGCGTTTAACGTACCCATTAAACTCACTCTATTGGCATTTTTGGCCAGCCTAGGCTTTGTTTTACTCGAAACTTATCGTATTTTTAGTTAA